The following coding sequences are from one Salvia hispanica cultivar TCC Black 2014 chromosome 3, UniMelb_Shisp_WGS_1.0, whole genome shotgun sequence window:
- the LOC125214564 gene encoding thiol-disulfide oxidoreductase LTO1-like, with product MAAAASASFFSITPSSSSSFLFSNRTPFLCPTSFPATSLPQFKRRVPVLGHVLVQVNCVSERSKQAAESEPETAPSPSSESPSSSAAAAADDDDADVSAYKWIAALGGIGLMETAYLTYLKLTNSDAFCPTGGGSCTTILTSDYSSVFGVPLPLFGMLAYGLVANLGLQLGREKRKFDTGKSNDEIILVGITTSMAVASAYFLYILSTEFAGESCLYCLASATLSFSLFFITIKRFGLQELQKLFGLQLSVASLVVIVLTASYNTAQPGSSSMLETEIPYFETEITKESSPFAIALAKHLHSIGAKLYGAFWCSHCLDQKEFFGREAAKILDYVECFPDGVNKGTKMAQACVDAKLEGFPTWIIDGQVLSGEKQLSELATISGFGLEDKAETK from the exons atggcggcggcggcgtcgGCCAGTTTCTTCAGCATAACGCcgtcatcatcttcatcatttCTATTTTCCAATCGAACTCCATTTCTCTGTCCGACTTCATTCCCCGCTACTTCGCTCCCCCAATTCAAG AGAAGAGTTCCGGTGCTAGGGCACGTGTTGGTTCAGGTGAATTGCGTGTCGGAACGTAGCAAGCAGGCTGCTGAATCGGAGCCTGAAACTGCTCCATCGCCTTCGTCGGAATCTCCATCTTCTTCTGCTGCTGCCGCTGCCGATGACGACGATGCGGACGTTTCGGCTTATAAATGGATTGCTGCTCTCGGAGGAATTGGATTGATGGAGACGGCGTATTTGACTTACCTTAAACTCACGAATTCCGACGCTTTTTGCCCCACTGGTGGAGGCTCGTGCACCACCATCCTCACCAGTGATTACTCTTCTGTTTTTG GTGTTCCTCTGCCATTGTTTGGCATGCTAGCATATGGTTTAGTTGCAAACCTTGGCTTACAATTGGGTAGGGAGAAAAGGAAATTTGATACTGGAAAATCTAATGACGAGATCATCTTAGTTGGAATAACTACCTCTATGGCAGTTGCTAGTGCATATTTCTTGTACATTCTGAGCACTGAGTTTGCTGGAGAGTCATGTTTATATTGTTTGGCATCTGCAACATTGTCCTTCAGCTTATTCTTCATAACGATAAAG AGGTTTGGACTGCAAgaacttcaaaaattattCGGCTTACAGCTATCTGTAGCTAGCTTGGTGGTTATTGTGTTGACTGCATCTTATAATACTGCCCAACCAGGTTCATCAAG CATGTTGGAGACTGAAATACCTTACTTTGAAACTGAGATCACGAAAGAGTCAAGTCCTTTTGCTATTGCTCTGGCAAAACATTTACATTCAATTGGAGCAAAACTATACGGGGCATTCTGGTGTTCACACTGTCTTGATCAGAAAGAG TTTTTTGGGAGGGAAGCAGCAAAAATATTGGATTATGTGGAGTGCTTCCCTGATGGTGTAAATAAAGGAACTAAAATGGCCCAGGCCTGTGTAGATGCAAAACTTGAAGGATTTCCAACCTGGATAATAGACGGTCAG GTTTTGAGTGGGGAAAAGCAATTGTCAGAGCTTGCTACAATATCTGGATTTGGACTTGAAGATAAGGCTGAGACAAAATAG